A single region of the Musa acuminata AAA Group cultivar baxijiao chromosome BXJ1-11, Cavendish_Baxijiao_AAA, whole genome shotgun sequence genome encodes:
- the LOC135597249 gene encoding uncharacterized protein LOC135597249 isoform X1 yields MGSSGSKPSNGDALLLSRERVKCISQAIDSRYALSAAHLSYIQSLCSIGTALRQFVEAALLIEPSYSTSEVNKSPSHSFCVTPSPSQFAEHVSSPSQSGSPLSSPRLSNMSYMRATGASAMTVTIDSSATHFVSEDSLTSSLLPPPPLLEIGSSWDYFDPANAVANCELHKGEPSGSINFCRRQLKEAEVVPLSEEQVMISCEEKQLIGNKVCLEGFDVEVKSIILAHKIDNIRCMHSGSLSVKGSIKTMIKIASSDISGSNMENSDLQREIYAEREDTSEFITHRAKCFLSSMRDIEHRFLRAAEAGTEMSRMLETDKIRLGIYADRRGKSPSSQITSVFNRIWCKGEPLRKHGDSMQNLRKVITWNHSVSSLSSSSSKIPLTSATKHDEENTQSDFTEEFCMISGSHSSTLDRLYAWERKLYDDIKSIEYIRKVYDQKCKQLGHQCARDLDAGLIDKTRAVVKDLHSRLGVAIWSVESISKRIEKLRDDELQPQLVELMQGLIRMWKAMLECHHAQFITITLAYLTKSSTAAALGEPYRQALSHLINEMGYFSHTFSIWVSAYKSYVEALSTWLQKCVLHPQERRKGRRVIFPPHQALSPPIFVLCNGWLLGLKSLPSKDLCDSIEEIMSILHDSFEQPTEAEQAGKMADEPENSRGFDGKQVRDCGRPSNLDELKTGLTRLFDRLTKFSETSLKVHEDVKQGIEIASIAYANIVV; encoded by the exons ATGGGTTCTTCAGGCTCCAAGCCTTCCAATGGGGATGCTTTGCTTCTATCGAGAGAGCGCGTAAAATGCATTAGTCAAGCTATTGATTCGAGATATGCTTTATCTGCAGCTCATCTCTCTTACATCCAATCTCTTTGTAGCATAGGAACTGCTTTGAGGCAGTTCGTGGAGGCTGCGCTCTTGATAGAGCCATCATATTCTACCTCCGAAGTTAACAAGTCCCCATCGCATTCTTTTTGTGTTACTCCATCGCCTTCCCAATTTGCTGAGCATGTCAGTTCACCATCACAAAGTGGGAGTCCATTGTCGTCGCCTCGACTGTCAAATATGAGTTACATGAGGGCAACAGGGGCTAGTGCTATGACTGTCACAATTGATTCATCAGCAACACATTTTGTCTCAGAAGATTCTCTTACTTCTTCCCTTCTGCCACCACCACCACTCCTGGAAATTGGATCATCATGGGACTACTTTGATCCCGCTAATGCAGTGGCTAACTGTGAATTGCATAAAGGTGAACCTAGTGGAAGCATAAATTTTTGCAGGAGACAGTTAAAGGAAGCAGAAGTGGTTCCTTTGAGCGAAGAGCAAGTGATGATATCATGCGAGGAGAAGCAATTAATAGGAAACAAGGTCTGTTTGGAGGGATTCGATGTGGAAGTTAAATCTATAATCTTGGCACATAAAATAGATAACATCAGATGTATGCATTCTGGGTCCCTTAGTGTTAAAGGATCAATTAAAactatgattaaaattgcctcatCTGATATTTCTGGATCAAATATGGAGAATAGTGATCTGCAGAGAGAGATATATGCTGAAAGGGAGGACACATCTGAGTTCATCACACACCGAGCAAAATGCTTCTTGTCCAGCATGAGGGACATCGAGCACCGATTTCTACGTGCAGCAGAAGCAGGCACTGAGATGTCTAGGATGCTGGAGACAGATAAGATCAGGCTTGGCATCTATGCTGACAGAAGAG GTAAATCACCATCTTCTCAAATTACTTCAGTCTTTAATCGGATCTGGTGCAAGGGAGAGCCTCTCCGAAAGCATGGAG ATTCTATGCAGAATCTGAGAAAGGTTATCACATGGAACCATTCAGTCTCATctctgtcatcatcatcatcaaaaatcCCTCTTACCTCAGCAACAAAACACGATGAGGAAAATACGCAAAGTGATTTTACTGAAGAATTTTGTATGATTTCAGGAAGTCATTCATCCACATTGGACAGGCTATATGCATGGGAACGCAAACTATATGATGACATCAAG TCTATTGAGTATATCAGGAAGGTGTATGATCAGAAATGTAAGCAACTCGGACATCAATGTGCAAGAGATCTAGATGCAGGATTGATTGACAAAACTCGGGCTGTTGTAAAGGATCTTCATTCTCGATTAGGAGTGGCTATTTGGTCAGTTGAATCAATTTCGAAAAGAATTGAGAAGTTGAGGGACGATGAGTTGCAGCCTCAACTTGTGGAACTGATGCAAGG GTTGATCAGGATGTGGAAAGCTATGCTTGAATGCCACCATGCACAATTCATCACGATAACGTTAGCATATCTAACAAAGAGCTCAACCGCAGCAGCACTTGGCGAACCCTATCGGCAGGCTTTAAGCCACCTCATAAATGAGATGGGCTACTTCAGCCATACCTTTTCGATTTGGGTCAGTGCTTATAAATCCTATGTAGAGGCTCTCAGTACCTGGCTTCAGAAGTGTGTCTTGCACCCCCAAGAACGCAGGAAGGGAAGGCGGGTCATCTTTCCTCCTCATCAAGCATTATCTCCGCCTATATTTGTGCTCTGCAATGGTTGGCTTCTTGGACTCAAGTCCCTTCCTTCCAAGGATCTCTGTGATTCTATTGAAGAGATCATGTCAATCCTACATGACTCCTTTGAGCAGCCAACAGAAGCTGAACAAGCTGGAAAAATGGCGGACGAGCCAGAAAATAGCAGAGGATTTGACGGCAAGCAAGTGCGAGACTGTGGAAGACCTTCGAACTTGGATGAGTTGAAGACAGGATTGACAAGGCTTTTTGATCGGCTGACAAAGTTCTCCGAGACATCGCTGAAGGTCCATGAAGATGTGAAGCAGGGGATTGAGATAGCTTCCATTGCTTATGCAAACATAGTAGTTTAG
- the LOC135597249 gene encoding uncharacterized protein LOC135597249 isoform X2 → MGSSGSKPSNGDALLLSRERVKCISQAIDSRYALSAAHLSYIQSLCSIGTALRQFVEAALLIEPSYSTSEVNKSPSHSFCVTPSPSQFAEHVSSPSQSGSPLSSPRLSNMSYMRATGASAMTVTIDSSATHFVSEDSLTSSLLPPPPLLEIGSSWDYFDPANAVANCELHKGEPSGSINFCRRQLKEAEVVPLSEEQVMISCEEKQLIGNKVCLEGFDVEVKSIILAHKIDNIRCMHSGSLSVKGSIKTMIKIASSDISGSNMENSDLQREIYAEREDTSEFITHRAKCFLSSMRDIEHRFLRAAEAGTEMSRMLETDKIRLGIYADRRGKSPSSQITSVFNRIWCKGEPLRKHGDSMQNLRKEVIHPHWTGYMHGNANYMMTSRKVYDQKCKQLGHQCARDLDAGLIDKTRAVVKDLHSRLGVAIWSVESISKRIEKLRDDELQPQLVELMQGLIRMWKAMLECHHAQFITITLAYLTKSSTAAALGEPYRQALSHLINEMGYFSHTFSIWVSAYKSYVEALSTWLQKCVLHPQERRKGRRVIFPPHQALSPPIFVLCNGWLLGLKSLPSKDLCDSIEEIMSILHDSFEQPTEAEQAGKMADEPENSRGFDGKQVRDCGRPSNLDELKTGLTRLFDRLTKFSETSLKVHEDVKQGIEIASIAYANIVV, encoded by the exons ATGGGTTCTTCAGGCTCCAAGCCTTCCAATGGGGATGCTTTGCTTCTATCGAGAGAGCGCGTAAAATGCATTAGTCAAGCTATTGATTCGAGATATGCTTTATCTGCAGCTCATCTCTCTTACATCCAATCTCTTTGTAGCATAGGAACTGCTTTGAGGCAGTTCGTGGAGGCTGCGCTCTTGATAGAGCCATCATATTCTACCTCCGAAGTTAACAAGTCCCCATCGCATTCTTTTTGTGTTACTCCATCGCCTTCCCAATTTGCTGAGCATGTCAGTTCACCATCACAAAGTGGGAGTCCATTGTCGTCGCCTCGACTGTCAAATATGAGTTACATGAGGGCAACAGGGGCTAGTGCTATGACTGTCACAATTGATTCATCAGCAACACATTTTGTCTCAGAAGATTCTCTTACTTCTTCCCTTCTGCCACCACCACCACTCCTGGAAATTGGATCATCATGGGACTACTTTGATCCCGCTAATGCAGTGGCTAACTGTGAATTGCATAAAGGTGAACCTAGTGGAAGCATAAATTTTTGCAGGAGACAGTTAAAGGAAGCAGAAGTGGTTCCTTTGAGCGAAGAGCAAGTGATGATATCATGCGAGGAGAAGCAATTAATAGGAAACAAGGTCTGTTTGGAGGGATTCGATGTGGAAGTTAAATCTATAATCTTGGCACATAAAATAGATAACATCAGATGTATGCATTCTGGGTCCCTTAGTGTTAAAGGATCAATTAAAactatgattaaaattgcctcatCTGATATTTCTGGATCAAATATGGAGAATAGTGATCTGCAGAGAGAGATATATGCTGAAAGGGAGGACACATCTGAGTTCATCACACACCGAGCAAAATGCTTCTTGTCCAGCATGAGGGACATCGAGCACCGATTTCTACGTGCAGCAGAAGCAGGCACTGAGATGTCTAGGATGCTGGAGACAGATAAGATCAGGCTTGGCATCTATGCTGACAGAAGAG GTAAATCACCATCTTCTCAAATTACTTCAGTCTTTAATCGGATCTGGTGCAAGGGAGAGCCTCTCCGAAAGCATGGAG ATTCTATGCAGAATCTGAGAAAG GAAGTCATTCATCCACATTGGACAGGCTATATGCATGGGAACGCAAACTATATGATGACATCAAG GAAGGTGTATGATCAGAAATGTAAGCAACTCGGACATCAATGTGCAAGAGATCTAGATGCAGGATTGATTGACAAAACTCGGGCTGTTGTAAAGGATCTTCATTCTCGATTAGGAGTGGCTATTTGGTCAGTTGAATCAATTTCGAAAAGAATTGAGAAGTTGAGGGACGATGAGTTGCAGCCTCAACTTGTGGAACTGATGCAAGG GTTGATCAGGATGTGGAAAGCTATGCTTGAATGCCACCATGCACAATTCATCACGATAACGTTAGCATATCTAACAAAGAGCTCAACCGCAGCAGCACTTGGCGAACCCTATCGGCAGGCTTTAAGCCACCTCATAAATGAGATGGGCTACTTCAGCCATACCTTTTCGATTTGGGTCAGTGCTTATAAATCCTATGTAGAGGCTCTCAGTACCTGGCTTCAGAAGTGTGTCTTGCACCCCCAAGAACGCAGGAAGGGAAGGCGGGTCATCTTTCCTCCTCATCAAGCATTATCTCCGCCTATATTTGTGCTCTGCAATGGTTGGCTTCTTGGACTCAAGTCCCTTCCTTCCAAGGATCTCTGTGATTCTATTGAAGAGATCATGTCAATCCTACATGACTCCTTTGAGCAGCCAACAGAAGCTGAACAAGCTGGAAAAATGGCGGACGAGCCAGAAAATAGCAGAGGATTTGACGGCAAGCAAGTGCGAGACTGTGGAAGACCTTCGAACTTGGATGAGTTGAAGACAGGATTGACAAGGCTTTTTGATCGGCTGACAAAGTTCTCCGAGACATCGCTGAAGGTCCATGAAGATGTGAAGCAGGGGATTGAGATAGCTTCCATTGCTTATGCAAACATAGTAGTTTAG
- the LOC135596440 gene encoding NDR1/HIN1-like protein 13: MAERAPPSTPPQPAADAPPDPATAADPPADPNPHPESYPQLGTYVVQVPKDQVYRVPPPENAYLAERYRNKDKTRRKSPCVGLLKWILGAALLIFFLLIVIVVVFFVTVKPATPTFAVERLSVKSSGTSDRKPEYDLTMRVHNPSQKMGYAYEAGGTAVMAHSNVDIAAGKTPGLHQGYQNTTTFRLVLHGSNTDGLPKTIDRSLNGSKDVVPLEVTARFVVTPRAMGLDLWTTSLDLACAVRASGLGKEARIVSQECKSNLKL; this comes from the coding sequence ATGGCGGAGCGGGCGCCGCCCAGCACACCGCCTCAGCCGGCCGCCGATGCTCCCCCTGACCCTGCCACCGCCGCGGACCCCCCCGCCGATCCCAATCCCCATCCAGAATCCTATCCCCAGCTCGGCACCTACGTCGTCCAAGTCCCCAAGGACCAAGTCTACCGCGTGCCGCCGCCCGAGAACGCCTACCTGGCCGAGCGGTACCGCAACAAGGACAAAACCCGGCGAAAAAGCCCCTGCGTCGGCTTGCTGAAATGGATCCTCGGCGCCGCCCTCCTCATCTTTTTCCTCCTCATAGTGATCGTGGTCGTCTTCTTCGTCACTGTGAAACCTGCGACGCCCACGTTCGCCGTCGAACGCCTCTCCGTGAAGAGCTCCGGCACATCCGACCGGAAGCCGGAGTATGATCTCACGATGAGAGTCCACAACCCGAGCCAGAAGATGGGCTACGCCTACGAGGCCGGAGGGACGGCGGTCATGGCCCACAGCAACGTCGACATCGCAGCGGGGAAGACGCCGGGGCTCCACCAAGGCTACCAGAACACCACCACCTTCCGACTGGTTCTTCATGGCTCCAACACCGACGGGCTACCGAAGACGATCGATCGGAGTCTGAATGGATCGAAGGACGTTGTCCCGCTCGAGGTCACAGCTAGGTTCGTGGTGACGCCAAGAGCCATGGGGCTGGATCTGTGGACGACGAGCTTGGACTTGGCGTGTGCTGTTCGAGCAAGTGGACTGGGCAAAGAAGCTCGTATCGTATCTCAAGAATGTAAGTCCAACCTTAAGCTGTGA